Part of the Methylophaga nitratireducenticrescens genome is shown below.
CTAGGGGACGTTGCGCAGAATTAGCTTTCTTCCTTAACTTTTCTTCAACGATCATCACACGAATTTTTTTCTTCATGGTTTTCGTGTGGTTTTTACTTAAGTAACAAGTCACTAATTTATTTAACATTAATCTCTAATCATTATTGCCTCTCACTGCCACTGAACAGAATGTAGATGATAAGCGTTATCATTTATCATTAATATCAATAGCTTATCTTTGACATTTGTAATTAATCAACCATAATCGGAAGAGTCGAATCATGAAAGAGAGACAATCCGATGAAAGGTGATAAAAAAGTTATTGAGCTACTGAATAAAATATTGGGTAATGAACTGGTGGCCATTAATCAATATTTTCTTCATGCCAAAATGTACAAGGATTGGGGATTAAAAAACCTTTATGAGCATGAATATCATGAATCAATTGGTGAAATGAAACATGCTGATGCTCTGACAGAACGAGTATTATTTTTAGAAGGGTTACCAAATCTGCAGGATCTAGGTGCTTTACGTATAGGTGAAAATACCCGGGAGATGCTGGAGGCCGATCTTTCATTAGAGCTGGATGCAATACCCGACCTGAAAGAAGGTATTCAATATTGCGAACAGATTGCAGACTATGTTACCCGTGATTTATTCAAAAATATTCTTGAAGCAGAGGAAGAACATGTCGATTGGTTGGAAACTCAGCTAGGCCTGATCGATAAAATGGGTATTGAAAACTACCACCAGGCCCAAATTGTTAAAGAAGCCGAATAATGTTTATTAAAAAGCCCTTTCAGTTTAACTGGAAGGGCTTTTTTGATTTCTATTAGTCTATCAACGCGTTTGTATACGTTATGATTAAGCCAAGAATTATGACGTTGAAATACATGAAAGCCCCATGACTTTGATAAATTGGGACATCTTATCCTCACTCCATATGAGTTTTCCCCTTATTAACCTGATGAGCAGTCTTTTCGCGAAACAAGCTTGCTTGGCAATTGAATCCCAATTTAATTTTGTTGTGAAAATACATCTGTCTGAGCAGAGAAAGGAAGCGATTTAAAAACTATGAATGGGGATGTACGTTATCAAATCATTCTGCAGGGTTAAAACAACAAAGCAGGCGATAATTTACGTTTACTGATTGCAAATAAAAAAAGCCCCATCAGAATGCCCGATGAGGCTTTAATATTCTGGATAAACCTGTTGATTGAAAAGGTTTAATGTTGGTACCGAGGGCGAGAATCGAACTCGCACTTCCGAAGAAACCGGATTTTGAATCCGGCGCGTCTACCAGTTCCGCCACCCCGGCAACAAGCCGAGTATTATAACGAGGGCTGCCCGATTATGAAAGCCCGTTTTAACGTTTTGATAAGTTTTTACTGGTGGTGAAAGATTTTAGCTAACGAAAAACACAAGAGCTCTGCTATGATCTCGCCATGCAACGTACCGACTTTCAATTTGAACTTCCGCCTGAATTAATCGCCCAGTATCCGTCCAAACACAGAACTGCCAGTCGACTGCTGAATCTTGATGGAAATAGTGGTGCGCTGATGGATCGTCAGTTCAGTGACTTTCTGGATTTACTCAAACCCAATGATCTACTGGTTTTCAATAATACCAAAGTTATCCCGGCCCGTTTATTGGGTGAGAAGGAAACTGGCGGTAAAATTGAGGTATTGGTAGAGCGGGTTCTGGATGATAAACGTGTTCTGGCACATATTCGCAGCAGCAAGTCTCCTGGTACGGGTCGAATTTTACTTCTGGAATCTGAGCTTCGTGTCGAGGTTCTGGGCCGTCATAATGCGTTATTTGAACTTAGGTTTGATATTGAAAGCGATGTCATTGAGGCGCTGGAACAATATGGACGATTACCGTTACCACCCTATATAGAGCGCGAAGTTGATAAAAGAGATCTGGAACGTTACCAAACCGTTTATGCCAAGCAAGTTGGTGCAGTAGCAGCACCGACAGCCGGATTGCACTTTGATAATGAGCTGATGCAACGTATCCGCGACAGCGGTGTAGATATGACTGAAGTCACATTGCATGTCGGAGCAGGAACCTTTCAGCCAGTGCGGGTTGAGGATATTCGTACGCATCAAATGCATTCCGAACGCATTGAAGTCAGTGAAACCGTTTGCGAAAAAGTTCGTCAAACCCGTGAAAAAGGTGGACGAGTTATTGCAATAGGCACTACCAGTGTCAGAGCATTGGAAAGCGCCTCACGTAGTGGCGAAATTGAGGCCTATTCAGGTGAAACAGATATCTTTATCTATCCGGGCTACCAGTTTCGTTCAGTAGATGCGATGGTCACTAACTTTCATTTGTCCGAATCGACTTTATTAATGTTGGTGTCGGCCTTTGCTGGACGAGACCATATAATGTCGGCCTATCAACACGCCATAAAGCAACGTTATCGTTTTTTTAGTTACGGTGACGCCATGTTTATTACCAGGAAAACTGCATGAAGCAGGGGCTATTTATCTTTCATAGCCATCACTGCTGGAGGCTATTTTCCCGTCCAACAAGGCAGAAATGATGCGATGCAGTCATCTACATAAGTCATTTCTAACGCAGGAGGGCGGGAAAATAGTCCGAGCCCTCCGGGTTGTGATTGAAACAACGCCACACGGTGTTGCTCGTCACTCATTTAGAATGGCTACAAAAATGTCAGGAACGTTTTTGAGCGTGAGTCCAGAAGGGGTGAGATACATGGATGTATCTCACAAACTTTATTCCTCGCGCCTTGCGTGCCATTGTTTCAATTCACAACAGAGATGGCTATGAATGATAAAAAGACCCTGGACAAAATCCGCTTTGTGCTGGTTGGCACTACACATCCAGGCAATATCGGTGCTTCAGCCCGGGCCATGAAAACCATGGGCTTATCAAACCTGCATCTGGTGGCGCCAAAAATATATCCCAGTGCCGAAGCCACAGCACGGGCTTCTGGAGCTGATGATGTGTTGGCCAAAGCAGTGGTGCATGACACCTTGCAGTCGGCATTGACCGGTTGTCAGCATGTGTTTGGTATGAGTGCTCGGCTCAGACACCTTGCAGTTCCGTTAATGAACCCGCGCGAAGCGGTTGCCTCGCTTGAAAAATATGATGATGATACCCATATTGCAATTGTATTCGGGCGGGAGCATTCAGGTTTATCAAATGACGAACTGGATCTATGTCATACCTTGATAAATATTCCGGCAAATCCAGAATATAGTTCATTAAATCTGGCTGCTGCGGTTCAGGTTATGGCCTATGAATTACGTATGAGTTTCAATCCGACCATTGAACGAGGTCGTGTGGGTGAAGAACGTGAGGCCATTAACGCCGAAGATCTGGTCCATTTATACGACCATTTCGAACGCAGTCTGACCACCATCGGCTTTTTAGATCCGAGCAATCCACGTAATTTAATGCGGCGGATTCGTCGTTTATTTAACCGTGCAGACCTTGACCGGAATGAAGTTCAGATTTTGCATGGCATTTTGCGTGCAGCAGAAACTAAAGCGAGGAGCTCAAAATGAACGATCAATTACATGTGACCCGCTGGCAGCGTTTTAAAGAAGATATCTACTGTGTATTTGACAGAGATCCTGCGGCCCGCAATGTGTTTGAGATCGTCACCACCTACCCGGGGGTGCATGCATTAACACTGCATCGATTCAGTCATTGGTTATGGAAAAAAGGCTGGATGTGGCTGGCTCGTTTTATGTCGACGATCGGTCGTTGGTTAACCGGAATTGAAATCCATCCGGGTGCCAAAATCGGTCGACGTTTCTTTATTGATCATGGTATGGGCGTGGTGATTGGTGAAACTGCCGAAATTGGGGATGATTGCACCCTTTATCATGGTGTCACGTTAGGCGGTACTTCCTGGAAAGGCGGCAAACGTCATCCGACATTAACCAATAATGTGGTGGTGGGTGCTGGTGCAAAAGTTTTAGGTCCGATTACTGTTTATGATGGGGCACGTATTGGTTCCAATGCGGTGGTGGTTAAGGATGTTGCAGCCAATGAAACCGTTGTTGGTATTCCGGGACGTGTAGTCAGAAGCCAGAAAAACCCTGACAAAAAAGCCCAGGAAAAGTTGGCACAATCCGTTGGCTTTGATGCTTACGGTACATCAACACAAACACCTGATCCGGTGGCATCTGCTATTCATGGACTGATTGAACATATTCATCTTATGGAAAAACGCATGGATGCTATGTGTCAGACAATTCACCGTCTGGGGGGGGAATTGCCAGATGTTTCGATGCCGGAACTGGAGGGTTGCGAGCTGGAGAAAGATACAGATTCAACTAAAGTTGACTAAAATAGTCGGGTATGAAAAACTAACTTAATAGTTTGTGATAGGAAATCAATATGCGCTTAACGACGAAAGGGCGCTATGCTGTGACGGCGATGCTCGATTTAAGTCTTAATTATAGTATTGGCGCGATTACGCTTGCTGATATTTCCGAGCGTCAGGGGATTTCACTTTCATACCTTGAACAATTGTTTGCCAAGTTGCGTAAACAAGGGTTAGTAAGTAGTTCTCGTGGCCCGGGAGGGGGATATCGGCTTAGCCGATCAGCTACCGAAATAACCGTATTGGATGTTATTTCTGCGGTAGATGAGAAAGTTGACAGCACACAATGTCAGGGCAAGCATAATTGTCATGCAGATGAGAAATGTGTCAGCCATGAATTATGGCAAAGCCTCAGCGATCAGATCCGTGTTTATCTTGCCGGTATTACCTTGCACCATGTTATTAGTGATTACCAGCGAAACCGCAACAATAATGAAAAAGTCATTAAATTTGATGCTTTTTAAGCTTTGCTACTAAGTCTTATGTCTTTTACTTACCTTGATCACAATGCCGGAACTGGGCTGGCCGAAGGTGTATTAGATGCGATGTTACCGTATCTTAAACAGCAGCAGGGTAATCCTTCAAGCAGTCATCGCTTTGGTCGTTATACGCATGCGGCGATAGACCATGCACGACAGCAAGTGGCAGATCTGGTAAACGTGCAAAGTGAACAAATTATTTTCACCAGTGGAGGCACGGAGTCTAATAATCAGGCCATTGCTGGCATTGCCCAATTGCACGATTCTGGACGAGTTTTAATTAGCAGTACCGAACACCCCGCGGTATTGGAACCTGCCAAACAACTACAAAAACTGGGTTTCGAGGTGTTATTTATCCCAGTGAATGCCGATGGTCAGATCACTGTCGAAATATTTGAAACTTTATTGACCGATGATACTCGCCTGGTTTCGGTGATGTGGGCAAATAATGAAACCGGCGTGGTGCAGAATATTGCCCAGCTAACCGAGCTGACCAGGCAACGCGATATTGTATTTCACTGCGATGCGGTGCAGGCAGCCGGCAAATTGGAAATTGATTTTCAGGCAGCTGGGATACAACTGATGAGTTTATCTGCCCATAAATTTGGTGGTCCAAAAGGCGTTGGTGCTCTGATTGTTGATAAAGAAATGGATTGGCCTGCATATGTTTTAGGTGGTGGTCAGGAACATGAAAAACGCAGTGGTACTGAAAACGTTGCAGCAATCGTCGGATTTGGTGCGGCAGCTGAAAAAGCCAAACAGCAATTAGCACAATATCAGCAACATTGTCGTGAATTAAGGGATTTTCTGGAAATACGTTTGTGCAAAATACCGGGTGTTACTGTGTTTGCACAGTCAACAGAACGTTTGCCAAATACGGTATTTTTTTCATTGCAAGGATTTGATTCCGACACTTTACTGATGTCATTGGATCGCAAGGGCTTTTCAGTTGCCAGTGGTTCGGCCTGTGGCACGGGCCGCCAAACACCGAGCCATGTGCTTAAGGCTATGGGAGTAGACGATATGACTGCATTAGGTGCTGTCCGGGTGAGTGTTTCATTGGAAAACACCATAGAACAAATTGAACAACTGGCGGTCATAATTGAAACAGAAGCCAGTCGTTTTAATCATTTAATGAACAGGTAATGAAATGACAACAATTACATTGACACAATCAGCAGTAAAGCGTGTTCGCGATATGGTCGCTAAGCATGACAATGGTATTGGTTTGCGTATTGGTGTGGTCAAAAGTGGCTGCTCTGGTTACAGCTATGCTCTTGATTATGCTGATACTGTCGCAGCCAATGATATGATTATTGAGCAGGATGATGTCAAAGTCGTGGTAGACAAAGATAACCTGCCATTGCTAGAGGGTATGATATTGGATTTTGTTAAGGAAGGGCTAAACCAAAGCTTTAAATTTATAAATCCAAATGTCACTTCTGAATGTGGCTGCGGAGAGAGCTTCAGCGTCACCAAATAAGCTGATCTTTATGTTTATTTTTAAATTGCCCGTTAAGGTTTTAACGGGCAGTTTTGTTTTATCTGGTCTATTAAACTGTGATTGAATCTTTTCCATGACTGAACTTAGCAATCTGCAATTTGACGCTCAACATTTATGGCATCCCTACAGTAGCGTACAAAGCCCACCTTTATTACACGAGGTGGTTTCGGCAAAAGGCGTATATTTATCCCTGGCTGATGGCCGAGAGATCATTGATGGTATGTCATCCTGGTGGTCAGCTATTCATGGTTATGGGCACCCACGACTGAATGCAGCCGCTAAAGATCAACTCGATAAAATGTCGCACGTAATGTTTGGTGGCTTGACCCATGATCCGGCGGTCAGCCTAGCACGACGTTTAATCGATATCACCGATGATGCACTGCAATATGTTTTTCTGGCAGATTCTGGCTCAGTGTCAGTTGAAGTCGCTATTAAAATGGCCATTCAATACTGGTTTGCACAAGGTAAAACCGAGAAACAGAAACTGCTGTCACTAAGAAGCGGCTATCACGGCGATACCTTCGGCGCGATGGCGGTTTGTGATCCGGTGAATGGCATGCATTCCCAGTTTGCCAAAGTACTTCCACAACATTTATTTGCTCCAGCTCCCACCTGTCGTGACGATGTTGAATGGCAGGACAGTGATATCGCAGAAATGCGTGCATTAATTGAGGATAACCATCAACAATTGGCGGCAGTGATTGTCGAGCCTTTGGTGCAGGGCGCTGGTGGAATGCGTTTTTATTGTCCACAATATCTGCGTGAGCTTCGGTCATTGTGTGACAAACATAACGTGTTGCTTATTTTTGATGAAATCGCCACTGGTTTTGGCCGAACCGGACATCTTTTTGCTTATGAAGCCGCAGATGTCGTGCCGGATATTTTATGTTTAGGCAAGGCGCTGACAGGGGGGTACATGACGTTGGCGGCCACCCTATGCCAAACCAGGGTGGCGCAAGGGATTTCAGCTGATGGACAGGGTGTGTTGATGCATGGCCCCACGTTTATGGGGAATCCGTTGGCTTGTCGCGTAGCGTGCGAGAGTATTGATGTATTGCTTGACTCAGACTGGCAACAAAAGGTTCGGGCAATTGAAGCCCAGCTGACATACGAATTGAATGAATTATCGACGCACTCTTTAGTCAAAAATGTTCGTATTAAAGGCGCGATAGGAGTAGTGGAGCTGAATCAGTCTTTAGATAGGTTTATGGAATGGTTGCCAGGGTTTATTGTTGACCAGGGTGTTTGGATAAGACCTTTTCGTACGATGATTTATATAATGCCGCCATACATCATTACGACTGAACAGTTGACTAAGCTCACGAAAGCGATAAAAGCTATCGTTAATAAGCTGGATCAATCAGTAAAATCCTGAGACCTATCAAGATTATCTCTGATAGTGTTTTGATATTTGCAGCGTAGTATCACTTTCACGTTATCCAGAAAAACGGATAGCGATAACCTTAAAAATAGGATGGAGGATTTAATCATGTGGACTAAACCAGAATATTCAGATATGCGTTTCGGTTTTGAAGTAACCATGTACATCTGCAACCGTTAATATCGGTTCAAACGTACTTTAAAAGCCTCTGAAGCTTAGCTTCAGGGGCTTTTTTCATTAAGACTGTATTGCAATCGCTTATTCCGATTATATTAATAGAATTAAGTTGTTTGACCGTTGCATCATCGAGCCATAGAATGACTATTGTCGCTTTTGACAATCAACAAGGAGTAGACCATGTCGACTTTGATTAATACAACCGTTAAACCATTTAAAACCACTGCATTTCACAAAGGCGAATTTATACCTGTTACGGATGCTGATCTGAAAGGCAAATGGTCAGTAATATTCTTTTATCCAGCAGATTTCACCTTTGTTTGCCCAACTGAACTGGGCGATCTGGCTGATCATTACGCCAAACTTCAAGAAATGGGTGTTGAAGTTTATTCAGTATCCACGGATACCCATTTCACACACAAAGCATGGCACGATGCTTCTGAAACCATCAAGAAAATCAACTTCCCAATGCTTGGTGATGCAACCGGTGCGATCAGTCGTAACTTTGAAGTCATGATTGAAGAAGAAGGTCTGGCGCTGCGTGGCACATTTGTTATCGACCCTGAAGGTGTGATCAAAGTGTGTGAAGTGCACGATCTGG
Proteins encoded:
- the ahpC gene encoding alkyl hydroperoxide reductase subunit C produces the protein MSTLINTTVKPFKTTAFHKGEFIPVTDADLKGKWSVIFFYPADFTFVCPTELGDLADHYAKLQEMGVEVYSVSTDTHFTHKAWHDASETIKKINFPMLGDATGAISRNFEVMIEEEGLALRGTFVIDPEGVIKVCEVHDLGIGRSAKELVRKIQAAQYVASHDGEVCPASWQPGEETLSPSLDLVGKI
- the cysE gene encoding serine O-acetyltransferase → MNDQLHVTRWQRFKEDIYCVFDRDPAARNVFEIVTTYPGVHALTLHRFSHWLWKKGWMWLARFMSTIGRWLTGIEIHPGAKIGRRFFIDHGMGVVIGETAEIGDDCTLYHGVTLGGTSWKGGKRHPTLTNNVVVGAGAKVLGPITVYDGARIGSNAVVVKDVAANETVVGIPGRVVRSQKNPDKKAQEKLAQSVGFDAYGTSTQTPDPVASAIHGLIEHIHLMEKRMDAMCQTIHRLGGELPDVSMPELEGCELEKDTDSTKVD
- a CDS encoding HesB/IscA family protein, producing MTTITLTQSAVKRVRDMVAKHDNGIGLRIGVVKSGCSGYSYALDYADTVAANDMIIEQDDVKVVVDKDNLPLLEGMILDFVKEGLNQSFKFINPNVTSECGCGESFSVTK
- a CDS encoding Rrf2 family transcriptional regulator; the protein is MRLTTKGRYAVTAMLDLSLNYSIGAITLADISERQGISLSYLEQLFAKLRKQGLVSSSRGPGGGYRLSRSATEITVLDVISAVDEKVDSTQCQGKHNCHADEKCVSHELWQSLSDQIRVYLAGITLHHVISDYQRNRNNNEKVIKFDAF
- the queA gene encoding tRNA preQ1(34) S-adenosylmethionine ribosyltransferase-isomerase QueA, coding for MQRTDFQFELPPELIAQYPSKHRTASRLLNLDGNSGALMDRQFSDFLDLLKPNDLLVFNNTKVIPARLLGEKETGGKIEVLVERVLDDKRVLAHIRSSKSPGTGRILLLESELRVEVLGRHNALFELRFDIESDVIEALEQYGRLPLPPYIEREVDKRDLERYQTVYAKQVGAVAAPTAGLHFDNELMQRIRDSGVDMTEVTLHVGAGTFQPVRVEDIRTHQMHSERIEVSETVCEKVRQTREKGGRVIAIGTTSVRALESASRSGEIEAYSGETDIFIYPGYQFRSVDAMVTNFHLSESTLLMLVSAFAGRDHIMSAYQHAIKQRYRFFSYGDAMFITRKTA
- the pqqA gene encoding pyrroloquinoline quinone precursor peptide PqqA; the protein is MWTKPEYSDMRFGFEVTMYICNR
- the bioA gene encoding adenosylmethionine--8-amino-7-oxononanoate transaminase, producing the protein MTELSNLQFDAQHLWHPYSSVQSPPLLHEVVSAKGVYLSLADGREIIDGMSSWWSAIHGYGHPRLNAAAKDQLDKMSHVMFGGLTHDPAVSLARRLIDITDDALQYVFLADSGSVSVEVAIKMAIQYWFAQGKTEKQKLLSLRSGYHGDTFGAMAVCDPVNGMHSQFAKVLPQHLFAPAPTCRDDVEWQDSDIAEMRALIEDNHQQLAAVIVEPLVQGAGGMRFYCPQYLRELRSLCDKHNVLLIFDEIATGFGRTGHLFAYEAADVVPDILCLGKALTGGYMTLAATLCQTRVAQGISADGQGVLMHGPTFMGNPLACRVACESIDVLLDSDWQQKVRAIEAQLTYELNELSTHSLVKNVRIKGAIGVVELNQSLDRFMEWLPGFIVDQGVWIRPFRTMIYIMPPYIITTEQLTKLTKAIKAIVNKLDQSVKS
- the bfr gene encoding bacterioferritin; this translates as MKGDKKVIELLNKILGNELVAINQYFLHAKMYKDWGLKNLYEHEYHESIGEMKHADALTERVLFLEGLPNLQDLGALRIGENTREMLEADLSLELDAIPDLKEGIQYCEQIADYVTRDLFKNILEAEEEHVDWLETQLGLIDKMGIENYHQAQIVKEAE
- a CDS encoding RNA methyltransferase, translating into MNDKKTLDKIRFVLVGTTHPGNIGASARAMKTMGLSNLHLVAPKIYPSAEATARASGADDVLAKAVVHDTLQSALTGCQHVFGMSARLRHLAVPLMNPREAVASLEKYDDDTHIAIVFGREHSGLSNDELDLCHTLINIPANPEYSSLNLAAAVQVMAYELRMSFNPTIERGRVGEEREAINAEDLVHLYDHFERSLTTIGFLDPSNPRNLMRRIRRLFNRADLDRNEVQILHGILRAAETKARSSK
- a CDS encoding cysteine desulfurase family protein, which codes for MSFTYLDHNAGTGLAEGVLDAMLPYLKQQQGNPSSSHRFGRYTHAAIDHARQQVADLVNVQSEQIIFTSGGTESNNQAIAGIAQLHDSGRVLISSTEHPAVLEPAKQLQKLGFEVLFIPVNADGQITVEIFETLLTDDTRLVSVMWANNETGVVQNIAQLTELTRQRDIVFHCDAVQAAGKLEIDFQAAGIQLMSLSAHKFGGPKGVGALIVDKEMDWPAYVLGGGQEHEKRSGTENVAAIVGFGAAAEKAKQQLAQYQQHCRELRDFLEIRLCKIPGVTVFAQSTERLPNTVFFSLQGFDSDTLLMSLDRKGFSVASGSACGTGRQTPSHVLKAMGVDDMTALGAVRVSVSLENTIEQIEQLAVIIETEASRFNHLMNR